The following proteins are encoded in a genomic region of Limosilactobacillus reuteri subsp. reuteri:
- the mutM gene encoding bifunctional DNA-formamidopyrimidine glycosylase/DNA-(apurinic or apyrimidinic site) lyase has product MPELPEVETVRRGLLKIAAKRKINAIDVYYGKTITNDVEDFRQALIGQTIENIDRRGKYLLFRFTNDLTMISHLRMEGRYYNQPIGGPIDKHTHVVFEFTDGTELCYQDTRKFGRMTLVKTGDEMNVGGLKTIGPEPTEDAFTLPYFTTELKKSRGKIKPFLLNQRHVAGLGNIYVDEVLWMTGINPEQPANTLTANQIAELRENIIKELATAIKYKGTTVHSFTNAFGDAGAFQDRLKAYGHAGDECPRCGTKMVKIKVAERGTTFCPHCQVLKE; this is encoded by the coding sequence ATGCCTGAATTACCAGAAGTTGAAACTGTTCGCCGCGGTTTGCTGAAGATTGCCGCTAAGCGTAAAATTAACGCGATCGATGTTTATTATGGTAAAACGATTACCAATGACGTTGAAGATTTTCGGCAGGCGTTGATTGGCCAGACGATTGAAAATATTGATCGGCGAGGAAAATATCTTCTTTTTCGTTTCACTAATGATTTGACGATGATTTCACATCTTCGTATGGAAGGAAGATATTACAACCAACCGATTGGCGGACCAATTGATAAACATACCCATGTTGTCTTTGAATTTACAGATGGTACGGAATTATGTTACCAAGACACCCGTAAATTTGGTCGGATGACATTGGTAAAAACCGGTGATGAGATGAATGTCGGTGGATTGAAGACGATTGGCCCTGAACCGACAGAAGACGCCTTTACCTTGCCATACTTTACAACTGAATTAAAAAAGAGTCGGGGAAAGATTAAGCCATTCTTGCTCAATCAGCGTCATGTCGCCGGTCTGGGTAACATTTACGTTGATGAGGTACTATGGATGACGGGGATAAATCCGGAGCAACCAGCCAATACTTTAACAGCTAACCAGATTGCTGAATTACGGGAAAATATCATCAAAGAATTGGCGACAGCGATTAAGTACAAGGGAACCACTGTGCATAGTTTTACGAATGCATTTGGTGATGCTGGTGCTTTTCAAGATCGCTTAAAAGCTTATGGTCATGCGGGGGATGAATGTCCGCGTTGTGGCACAAAAATGGTTAAAATTAAGGTTGCTGAACGCGGAACGACCTTTTGTCCCCACTGTCAAGTATTGAAGGAATAG
- the polA gene encoding DNA polymerase I, giving the protein MTKQLLLIDGNSIVFRAFFAMHNQMDKFTNKDGLHTAAIYGFKLMLDHVLQNFKPDAALVAFDAGKVTFRTKMYDDYKGGRNKTPNELTEQIPYVRELIKDSGLHSYELANYEADDIIGTLAKQADDAGYKTLIVTGDRDLTQLASENTTVAVTHKGVTDTEHYTPAHVEEKLGITPRQIIDMKALMGDSSDNYPGVTKIGEKTAIKLVKQFGSVEELYDHIDDLKKSKMKEHLIEDEEVARQCKTLATILQDAPIKIGLDDLQYQGPQTDDLIKFYKEMGFKSFLKKMDVDGTGEEDEAEIAPIDYTVLTKDNLDELGQLTGEVSFYLEMPEENYHTSPFAGFVIGNEGHWFTSRDVDLLKEEPLKDLLQSDSVKKNVFNAKAQIVGLHRLGIPLENINFDLLLASYLLNTNDNSNDLGQVAQEHGYDDVRTDEEVYGKGAKRAVPDDDETFFSHLATKARAIEQLRKDLFAKLDENKQTPLYTDIELPLTRVLAKMEIAGVHVDAQTLKDMGSKLTERLSEIESQIYQEAGEEFNINSTKQLGHILFEKLKLPVIKKTKTGYSTAVDVLEKLADKSPIVEQILEYRQIAKLQSTYITGLLKVIHSNDQKIHTRYLQTLTQTGRLSSVDPNLQNIPVRLPEGRLIRKAFVPSHEGWQIFSSDYSQVELRVLAHITGDKNLQEDFKNGEDIHASTARRIFHLAPDAEIDRNMRRRAKAVNFGIVYGISDYGLAQRIHVSRAEAHEFIQNYFHEFPGVKKYINDTIAFAKENGYVETITHRRRYLPDIHAKSFNKRSFAERTAMNTPIQGSAADIIKIAMIRMQDELEKRHLKAKMILQIHDELVFEAPKEEIPVLSELVPKVMDSAVKLDVPLKVDSKYGDTWYDLKK; this is encoded by the coding sequence ATGACAAAACAATTATTGTTAATTGACGGAAATAGTATTGTTTTCCGGGCATTTTTTGCCATGCATAATCAAATGGACAAGTTTACAAATAAGGACGGCTTGCATACAGCTGCAATTTATGGCTTTAAGTTAATGCTTGACCATGTGTTGCAAAATTTTAAACCGGATGCGGCTTTAGTAGCCTTTGATGCAGGGAAGGTAACTTTCCGGACGAAAATGTATGATGACTATAAGGGTGGTCGAAACAAGACGCCTAATGAATTGACCGAGCAGATCCCTTATGTTCGCGAATTGATCAAAGACTCTGGGTTACATAGTTATGAATTAGCTAACTATGAAGCTGACGATATTATCGGTACTTTGGCTAAGCAGGCGGATGATGCTGGTTACAAGACGTTGATCGTAACTGGAGATCGGGACCTTACCCAGCTAGCAAGTGAGAATACGACCGTTGCCGTTACCCACAAGGGAGTTACTGATACGGAACACTACACTCCGGCACATGTCGAAGAAAAATTAGGGATTACACCACGCCAAATAATTGATATGAAGGCACTGATGGGTGATTCTTCCGATAATTATCCTGGTGTAACTAAAATTGGGGAAAAGACGGCGATCAAGCTTGTAAAACAGTTTGGTTCAGTTGAAGAGCTTTATGACCATATTGATGATCTCAAAAAGAGTAAGATGAAAGAACATTTGATTGAGGATGAAGAGGTTGCTCGCCAATGTAAGACATTAGCGACAATTCTTCAGGATGCCCCGATTAAGATCGGCTTAGATGATCTGCAATATCAAGGCCCACAAACGGATGACTTGATTAAGTTTTACAAAGAGATGGGCTTTAAATCTTTCTTGAAAAAGATGGATGTCGATGGGACTGGAGAGGAAGACGAAGCTGAGATTGCTCCAATTGACTACACGGTTTTAACTAAGGATAACTTAGATGAACTAGGACAATTAACGGGTGAAGTCAGTTTTTACCTTGAAATGCCAGAAGAAAATTACCATACGTCACCATTCGCTGGTTTTGTGATCGGTAATGAAGGACACTGGTTTACAAGTCGAGATGTGGACCTGCTTAAAGAGGAGCCCCTTAAAGATTTGCTCCAGAGTGATAGTGTTAAAAAGAATGTCTTCAATGCCAAGGCACAAATCGTTGGTCTGCATCGTCTCGGTATTCCACTTGAAAATATTAATTTTGATCTGCTTTTGGCATCTTACCTTCTAAATACTAATGACAATAGTAACGACCTGGGACAAGTAGCTCAGGAACACGGTTACGATGATGTCCGAACAGATGAGGAAGTTTATGGTAAAGGAGCTAAGCGTGCTGTGCCTGATGATGACGAGACCTTCTTTAGTCACCTGGCTACGAAAGCGCGGGCAATTGAACAGCTGCGCAAGGATCTTTTTGCCAAATTAGACGAGAATAAGCAAACGCCACTATATACTGATATTGAATTACCCCTAACCCGGGTTCTTGCAAAAATGGAAATTGCGGGTGTCCACGTAGATGCACAAACTTTGAAAGATATGGGTAGTAAGCTAACTGAACGGCTATCAGAAATTGAAAGTCAGATCTATCAAGAAGCTGGCGAAGAATTTAACATTAACTCCACTAAGCAACTAGGCCATATTCTGTTTGAAAAATTGAAATTGCCAGTGATCAAAAAGACCAAGACCGGTTATTCCACTGCAGTTGATGTGCTGGAAAAGTTAGCTGATAAGTCACCAATTGTTGAGCAAATTTTGGAATATCGTCAAATTGCTAAGCTTCAATCTACCTATATCACTGGTTTGCTGAAAGTTATTCATTCAAATGACCAGAAGATCCATACGCGCTACTTACAAACATTAACGCAAACTGGTCGCTTGTCCTCTGTTGATCCTAACCTGCAAAATATTCCAGTACGGTTGCCGGAAGGACGCTTGATTAGGAAGGCATTTGTTCCTAGTCATGAAGGCTGGCAAATCTTCTCTTCAGATTATTCGCAAGTTGAATTACGGGTTCTTGCCCATATCACTGGTGATAAAAACCTTCAGGAAGACTTTAAGAATGGTGAAGATATTCACGCCAGTACAGCTCGTCGGATTTTCCATTTAGCCCCAGATGCCGAGATTGACCGTAATATGCGGCGCCGGGCAAAAGCGGTTAATTTCGGAATTGTTTATGGGATTAGTGATTATGGACTGGCGCAACGGATTCATGTTAGCCGTGCGGAAGCTCATGAATTTATTCAAAATTACTTCCATGAATTCCCCGGTGTAAAGAAATACATCAATGATACGATTGCGTTTGCTAAAGAGAATGGTTATGTTGAGACGATTACTCATCGCCGTCGTTACTTACCAGACATTCATGCCAAAAGTTTCAACAAGCGATCATTTGCAGAGCGAACTGCAATGAATACTCCAATTCAGGGAAGCGCTGCTGATATCATTAAGATTGCGATGATCCGGATGCAAGATGAGCTTGAGAAACGCCATCTAAAGGCAAAAATGATCTTGCAGATTCATGATGAATTAGTCTTTGAGGCTCCAAAGGAAGAAATCCCGGTTCTATCGGAATTAGTGCCAAAAGTAATGGATTCGGCCGTTAAGTTAGATGTGCCGCTTAAAGTAGATAGTAAGTATGGGGATACCTGGTATGACCTTAAAAAATAG
- a CDS encoding YoaK family protein: protein MDKLINYQKPAEARLFALLLTFSGGFIDAFTYIKCGRTMAAAQTGNIIFLSAALANHNFLGVVDRLGSLIAFILGLAMVSILHAHLRTDYWRVVCLLPILLVGAIIGFLPDSFPDYLMVPAVSFGLAMQSAAFSKIEGLGYNSVFTSGSVKKAAVAWSEYYFHHDRSQRSAAFSYLMIVICFTLGAIISAQLLPFFRMKTIWIATFLILVTDSSYYLTKKNAKN, encoded by the coding sequence ATGGATAAACTCATTAACTATCAAAAGCCTGCAGAAGCACGTCTCTTTGCCCTGCTCCTTACTTTTAGCGGTGGCTTCATCGATGCTTTTACATATATCAAATGTGGGCGCACAATGGCAGCAGCCCAAACTGGCAACATTATTTTTCTTAGTGCCGCGCTTGCCAATCACAATTTTCTCGGCGTCGTTGATCGGCTCGGCTCATTGATTGCATTTATTCTTGGATTAGCAATGGTCAGCATCCTGCACGCTCATTTAAGAACTGATTATTGGCGAGTAGTTTGTCTGTTGCCGATTTTATTAGTAGGAGCAATTATCGGTTTTCTCCCGGATAGCTTTCCTGACTATCTGATGGTACCAGCCGTTTCATTTGGTCTTGCAATGCAAAGTGCCGCTTTCAGTAAAATCGAAGGGCTCGGTTATAACAGCGTCTTTACAAGCGGCAGTGTCAAAAAAGCTGCGGTTGCCTGGAGCGAATATTATTTTCATCACGATCGCTCGCAACGATCAGCCGCCTTTAGTTATTTAATGATCGTGATCTGTTTTACGCTTGGCGCGATCATTTCCGCTCAGTTGCTTCCCTTTTTCCGAATGAAAACTATCTGGATCGCAACGTTCTTGATTCTCGTAACTGATAGTTCTTATTATTTAACAAAAAAGAATGCTAAAAATTAA
- a CDS encoding Bax inhibitor-1 family protein — translation MNNFSQEPGRRVVTDAAGLNSFLTRMYGNMTLAVLVSAFSAYLTMGVFRSAVFGFFSAHPGMVWVILLLPIALSMGVSFSATRNPVGAFVMLMLTAIIYGVEFAIIAGVYSGASIASAFVSSAAVFVTMALYGTITKRDLSKFGAHAMAALIALMIAYLINMFLQSPAIAYIFSFIAVIIFTVLTAWDAQKMKQIYINYGGEVSTNGLAVLGALQLYLDFVNLFISLLQIFGMSDRN, via the coding sequence ATGAATAACTTTTCTCAAGAACCAGGGCGTCGGGTTGTCACTGACGCAGCTGGCTTGAATAGTTTCTTGACCCGAATGTATGGAAACATGACGTTGGCAGTTCTTGTTTCTGCATTCAGTGCTTACTTGACCATGGGGGTATTCCGGAGTGCCGTTTTCGGTTTCTTTAGTGCTCACCCTGGAATGGTTTGGGTTATCTTATTGCTACCGATTGCTTTGTCAATGGGGGTAAGCTTTAGTGCTACCCGGAACCCAGTTGGGGCATTTGTTATGCTGATGCTGACGGCAATAATCTATGGTGTCGAGTTTGCAATTATTGCTGGTGTTTATTCGGGAGCAAGCATTGCCTCAGCTTTCGTATCATCCGCGGCTGTTTTTGTCACGATGGCTTTGTATGGGACCATTACTAAGCGCGACTTAAGCAAGTTTGGTGCTCACGCGATGGCTGCCTTGATTGCTTTAATGATTGCTTACCTTATCAACATGTTCTTACAAAGTCCTGCCATTGCTTACATCTTCTCCTTTATCGCTGTTATTATCTTTACTGTTTTAACAGCTTGGGATGCACAAAAGATGAAGCAAATCTACATCAACTATGGCGGCGAAGTATCAACAAATGGTTTAGCTGTTCTAGGTGCCCTTCAATTGTACTTAGACTTTGTAAACCTCTTTATCTCACTTCTTCAAATTTTTGGAATGAGTGACCGAAATTAA
- the murC gene encoding UDP-N-acetylmuramate--L-alanine ligase: MEQNTYYFVGIKGTGMASLARILHDKGHQVLGSDIEKETFTQAPLLAAGIKILPFDPANLKPGMIVIQGNAFDDDHPEIKRAHELGLKILSYPEAVENEVKNHTSIGIAGAHGKTSTTALLSHVLAAVEPTSYLIGDGVGKGNADARFFVFEADEYRDHFLAYHPDYAIMTNVDFDHPDYFNDLADVRDSFETYGKQVQRAIFAWGDDPSLRDLNVDVPVYYYGTNPDDDFRAENIQRTPEGSTYDAYFRDQKLGTFTIHLYGEHSVLNSLAVLAVAYMEHMNMDEIQQELANFSGVKRRFSETDIADTTIIDDYAHHPSEIKATIDAARQKYPDREVIAVFQPHTYSRLAAYIDGFAESLSRADKTFVTPIFGSIRENAGNVSSADLEQRIDGSEGIDMDTMDKLLQYHNAVVVFMGAGDVEKYEEKYKELLK; the protein is encoded by the coding sequence ATGGAACAAAATACATATTACTTTGTTGGTATTAAAGGGACCGGGATGGCCTCTTTAGCACGTATCCTTCATGACAAAGGACACCAAGTACTAGGTTCAGATATTGAAAAGGAAACATTTACACAAGCGCCATTATTAGCGGCGGGAATTAAAATTTTGCCATTTGATCCAGCCAATTTGAAACCAGGGATGATTGTTATCCAAGGAAACGCTTTTGATGATGATCACCCAGAGATTAAACGAGCACATGAATTAGGCCTTAAAATTTTAAGCTACCCTGAGGCTGTTGAAAATGAGGTTAAGAATCATACTAGTATTGGGATTGCTGGAGCACACGGTAAGACCAGTACGACTGCATTGTTATCACACGTATTAGCAGCGGTTGAACCAACCAGCTACTTGATCGGTGATGGGGTAGGTAAAGGAAATGCGGATGCACGCTTCTTTGTTTTTGAAGCCGATGAATACCGTGATCACTTCCTTGCCTACCATCCAGACTATGCAATTATGACGAACGTTGACTTTGATCACCCCGATTACTTCAATGATTTGGCAGATGTCCGTGATTCATTTGAAACGTACGGTAAGCAGGTTCAACGGGCAATTTTTGCTTGGGGAGATGATCCTAGTCTTCGTGACTTAAACGTTGATGTTCCGGTTTACTACTATGGAACTAATCCAGATGATGATTTCCGGGCAGAAAATATTCAACGAACACCAGAAGGCTCAACATATGATGCTTACTTCCGCGACCAAAAACTCGGCACATTCACCATCCACTTATATGGTGAACACAGTGTTCTTAATAGCTTAGCAGTACTAGCAGTTGCATACATGGAACACATGAACATGGATGAGATTCAACAGGAATTAGCTAACTTTAGTGGGGTAAAGCGTCGTTTCAGCGAGACTGACATTGCGGATACAACCATTATTGACGACTATGCTCACCATCCAAGCGAAATTAAGGCAACAATTGATGCGGCACGGCAAAAGTACCCAGATCGTGAAGTTATTGCTGTTTTCCAACCACACACATACTCACGGTTGGCTGCTTACATCGATGGCTTTGCAGAATCGCTTAGCCGGGCAGATAAGACTTTTGTTACCCCGATCTTTGGTTCAATTCGTGAAAATGCTGGGAATGTTTCTAGTGCTGATTTGGAGCAACGGATTGACGGTAGTGAAGGCATCGACATGGATACCATGGATAAACTTTTGCAATATCATAATGCAGTAGTTGTTTTCATGGGTGCCGGTGACGTTGAAAAGTACGAAGAAAAGTACAAAGAATTGTTAAAATAA
- the ytpR gene encoding YtpR family tRNA-binding protein, which produces MLISSYNPNELGDILVVITAPDADDQITKIADDVAQITAEKDGALLGYNFMNASKILPELTSENGQVFLDAAQVEKLNAKLQEAGFDKLLTADEDPKFVVGYVEKITDHPKSDHLKVTQTRIADDKTVQIVCGSPNVAEGIKVVVARPGAMMPDGKIIWPGQLMGVDSDGMLCGFRELRIKNAPDEKGLFIIPDDWQEVGEPVDFAKADTFYPEN; this is translated from the coding sequence ATGTTAATTTCAAGTTACAATCCCAATGAATTAGGCGACATTTTAGTCGTTATTACCGCTCCAGATGCGGATGACCAAATTACTAAGATTGCTGATGATGTAGCTCAGATCACCGCTGAAAAAGATGGTGCATTACTTGGCTATAACTTTATGAACGCCAGCAAGATCTTACCAGAATTAACAAGTGAAAACGGGCAAGTATTTTTAGATGCAGCCCAAGTTGAAAAATTAAATGCAAAGTTACAAGAAGCAGGCTTTGATAAGCTCTTAACAGCTGACGAAGATCCTAAATTTGTGGTCGGTTATGTTGAAAAGATCACTGACCATCCTAAGTCTGACCACTTAAAAGTAACACAAACGCGGATTGCTGATGATAAGACTGTCCAAATCGTATGTGGATCTCCTAATGTTGCAGAAGGTATTAAAGTCGTAGTTGCTCGACCTGGTGCGATGATGCCAGACGGTAAGATCATTTGGCCTGGTCAATTGATGGGTGTTGATAGTGACGGAATGCTCTGTGGTTTCCGTGAACTACGGATTAAGAATGCGCCCGATGAAAAAGGCCTATTCATTATCCCTGATGATTGGCAAGAAGTCGGTGAACCGGTTGATTTTGCTAAGGCCGATACGTTCTACCCAGAAAACTAA